A genomic stretch from Mycobacterium cookii includes:
- a CDS encoding TetR/AcrR family transcriptional regulator has translation MPTVTWARVDPARRAAVIEAAEAEFGAHGFSGGSLNVIARRAGVAKGSLFQYFADKRDLYGFIADVVSQRVRTYMEERIRQLDPSRPFFDFLTDWLDVWVAYFADHPHERALHAAATLEVDTDARISVRSVIHRHYLEVLRPLVRDAQVRGDFRTDADIEAMLSLLMLIFPHLALAPYMRGMDPVLGLDEPTPEQPALAVRRLVAVLAAAFAETHSTTREFSQPDIRRDRH, from the coding sequence ATGCCAACGGTGACATGGGCCCGCGTCGACCCGGCGCGGCGCGCGGCGGTGATCGAGGCCGCCGAGGCGGAATTCGGGGCGCACGGCTTCTCGGGCGGCAGCCTGAACGTGATCGCGCGGCGTGCAGGCGTCGCCAAAGGCAGTCTGTTTCAATACTTTGCCGACAAGCGCGACCTCTACGGCTTCATCGCCGACGTGGTCAGCCAGCGGGTGCGGACGTACATGGAAGAGCGGATCCGCCAGCTCGATCCGAGCCGCCCCTTCTTCGACTTCCTGACCGACTGGCTGGACGTGTGGGTGGCCTACTTCGCCGACCATCCGCACGAGCGCGCCCTGCACGCGGCGGCGACCCTGGAGGTCGACACCGACGCCCGCATCAGCGTGCGCAGCGTCATCCACCGCCACTACCTGGAAGTGCTGCGGCCGTTGGTCCGCGATGCGCAAGTTCGCGGCGACTTCCGCACAGACGCCGACATCGAGGCGATGTTGTCGCTGCTGATGCTGATCTTTCCGCATCTGGCACTGGCCCCCTACATGCGCGGCATGGACCCGGTACTGGGCCTCGACGAACCCACCCCAGAGCAGCCGGCACTAGCGGTACGCAGACTCGTCGCCGTGTTGGCCGCAGCGTTTGCTGAAACACACTCGACGACAAGAGAATTCAGCCAGCCCGACATTCGTCGAGATCGACACTAG
- a CDS encoding phosphotriesterase family protein, whose protein sequence is MSLLNTAQGPINTADIGVTLMHEHVFIMTTEIALNYPEAWGDEDKRVNDAIARLNELKSRGVDTIVDLTVIGLGRYIPRIARVAAGTDLKIVVATGLYTYNDVPFAFHYLGPGAELGGPEVMTDMFVRDIEEGIADTGIKAGILKCATDAPGVTPGVERVLRAVAQAHKRTGVPISTHTHAGLRRGLEQQRIFEEEGVDLSRVVIGHSGDSTDIGYLEELIAAGSYLGMDRFGIDAISPFEDRVNIVAQMCERGHADKMVLSHDANCYFDALPDELVSQVMPNWNYLHIHNDVIPALKQRGVTDEQLHTMLVDNPRRIFERQGAYS, encoded by the coding sequence GTGTCGTTACTGAATACCGCTCAGGGACCTATCAATACCGCTGACATCGGCGTCACGCTCATGCATGAGCACGTGTTCATCATGACCACCGAGATCGCGCTGAACTACCCAGAGGCGTGGGGCGACGAAGACAAGCGGGTCAACGACGCCATCGCCCGGCTCAACGAGCTGAAGTCGCGCGGCGTGGACACCATCGTCGACCTCACCGTGATCGGGTTGGGCCGCTACATCCCGCGCATCGCCCGCGTCGCCGCGGGAACCGACCTGAAGATCGTCGTCGCCACCGGGCTCTACACCTACAATGACGTGCCGTTCGCTTTCCACTACCTCGGCCCCGGCGCGGAGCTGGGTGGCCCGGAAGTGATGACCGACATGTTCGTCCGCGACATCGAAGAAGGCATCGCCGACACCGGCATCAAGGCCGGGATCCTCAAGTGCGCCACCGACGCTCCCGGCGTCACGCCGGGAGTCGAGCGGGTGCTGCGGGCGGTCGCCCAGGCGCATAAGCGCACCGGCGTACCGATCTCGACGCACACCCACGCCGGTTTGCGGCGCGGGCTGGAGCAGCAGCGCATCTTCGAAGAGGAGGGTGTCGACCTCAGCCGGGTGGTCATCGGGCACTCCGGCGACAGCACCGACATCGGCTACCTCGAGGAGCTCATCGCCGCCGGCTCCTACCTCGGGATGGATCGGTTCGGCATCGACGCGATCTCGCCGTTCGAAGACCGGGTGAACATCGTCGCGCAGATGTGTGAGCGCGGGCACGCCGACAAGATGGTGTTGTCCCACGACGCCAACTGTTATTTCGACGCGCTGCCCGACGAGTTGGTGTCGCAGGTCATGCCGAACTGGAATTACCTGCACATCCACAACGACGTCATCCCCGCGCTCAAGCAGCGCGGCGTGACCGACGAGCAGCTGCACACCATGCTGGTCGACAACCCGCGCCGCATCTTCGAGCGACAGGGCGCCTACTCGTGA
- a CDS encoding NADP-dependent succinic semialdehyde dehydrogenase, which produces MPIATINPATGETVKTFTAATDSEVDAAIARAHERFLDYHHSTTFAQRAEWANATADLLEKEADEVGAMMTLEMGKTLKSAKGEALKCAKGFRYYAENAEKLLADEPAEASKVGAKRAYTRWQPLGVVLAVMPWNFPLWQAVRFAAPALMAGNVGLLKHASNVPQSALYLSDVIARGGFPADCFQTLLVSSSAVEAILRDPRVKAATLTGSEPAGQSVAAICGDEIKPTVMELGGSDPFIVMPSVDLDEAVKTAVTARVQNNGQSCIAAKRFIVHTDIYDAFVDKFVEKMQALKVGDPTDPDTDVGPLATESGRDEIAKQVDDAVAAGAKVRLGGKKPDQPGWFYPPTVVTDITKDMALYTEEVFGPVASMYRAADIDEAIEIANATTFGLGSNAWTNDEAEQERFIADIEAGQVFINGMTVSYPELGFGGVKRSGYGRELAGLGIRAFCNAKTVWVG; this is translated from the coding sequence GTGCCCATCGCCACCATCAACCCGGCCACCGGCGAGACGGTCAAAACCTTCACCGCCGCCACGGACAGCGAAGTCGACGCCGCAATCGCCCGCGCTCACGAGCGCTTCCTCGATTACCACCATTCCACTACCTTTGCCCAGCGCGCCGAGTGGGCAAACGCCACCGCCGACCTTCTCGAGAAGGAAGCCGACGAAGTCGGCGCGATGATGACCCTTGAGATGGGCAAGACCCTCAAGTCCGCCAAGGGTGAAGCGCTCAAGTGCGCCAAGGGTTTTCGCTACTACGCCGAGAACGCCGAGAAGCTGCTGGCCGACGAGCCGGCCGAGGCGTCCAAGGTCGGAGCGAAAAGGGCGTACACCCGCTGGCAGCCGCTCGGCGTGGTGCTAGCGGTGATGCCGTGGAACTTCCCGCTCTGGCAGGCCGTCCGGTTCGCCGCCCCTGCGCTGATGGCCGGCAACGTCGGGCTGCTCAAGCACGCCTCCAACGTTCCGCAGTCAGCGCTGTACCTGTCCGACGTCATCGCACGGGGCGGATTCCCCGCGGACTGTTTCCAGACGTTGCTGGTGTCGTCCAGCGCCGTCGAGGCCATCCTGCGCGATCCGCGGGTCAAAGCAGCCACGCTGACCGGCAGCGAACCGGCCGGGCAGTCGGTCGCCGCGATCTGCGGCGACGAGATCAAACCCACCGTGATGGAACTGGGAGGCAGCGACCCGTTCATCGTGATGCCGTCAGTCGACCTCGACGAGGCCGTCAAAACGGCGGTCACCGCCCGGGTGCAGAACAACGGCCAATCCTGTATCGCCGCCAAGCGATTCATCGTGCACACCGACATCTACGACGCGTTCGTCGACAAGTTCGTCGAGAAGATGCAGGCGTTGAAGGTGGGCGACCCGACCGACCCGGACACCGATGTGGGTCCGCTGGCCACCGAGTCCGGCCGTGACGAGATCGCCAAGCAGGTCGACGATGCCGTCGCCGCGGGCGCGAAGGTTCGCCTCGGCGGCAAGAAGCCCGATCAGCCCGGCTGGTTCTACCCGCCGACCGTGGTCACCGACATCACCAAGGACATGGCGCTGTACACCGAAGAGGTTTTCGGTCCGGTCGCCTCGATGTACCGCGCCGCCGACATCGACGAAGCCATCGAGATCGCGAACGCGACCACGTTCGGGTTGGGGTCCAACGCCTGGACCAACGACGAAGCCGAGCAGGAGCGCTTCATCGCCGACATCGAGGCCGGGCAGGTCTTCATCAACGGGATGACGGTGTCCTACCCCGAGCTCGGGTTCGGCGGCGTCAAGCGATCCGGCTACGGTCGCGAGCTCGCCGGCCTCGGCATCCGGGCGTTCTGCAACGCCAAGACCGTCTGGGTGGGCTAG
- a CDS encoding alpha/beta hydrolase, with product MSLTVADIDRWSVDAVREVHLAAGARGRATLDAADDMALDDTWVGAKAEVRQHTNAIIRAELDAHGVESLTVARAAGVAADRIARLQANLAALRHDADELDMAIDPLTNTVLPGNNDLRNRLNLIVVEANSIDQDLAAAIGTVGRERQDRRPQLRRALSDPLPDDPRQFNELWNRLTPDEKDELFRRDHSIGNRDGMPWDPPDHLGKDHYNRLHLTELEQRTQADLDRMRLSIDELLTGHLVDDGILYALQSQFDAARKQLDAYRAVDAQLSLDNGPKRYLGLLDEFGHGALSIGNPDTAARNAIFLPGTGQDLSRLSFSDRIASAMRTAALAAGTGLKPDDVAVTTWMGYDRPMDLSRAALPGPAQRGADRLDVFENGLRASHVGHRSIDTVIGHSYGSTVLGAAASGGHHLDADNVIAVGSPGMLVERADRLSLTPGAHVYAMRAGNDIIGFGGVVTEWTLGAEPTAPGFGATRLAADPGPTGPLGLPSVDAHSSYWSDGNTALRNFGAVIAGMPPPYIVGRR from the coding sequence GTGTCGTTGACGGTGGCCGACATCGATCGGTGGAGCGTCGACGCGGTCCGCGAGGTGCACCTGGCGGCCGGCGCGCGTGGCCGGGCCACCCTGGACGCAGCGGACGACATGGCGCTGGACGACACCTGGGTCGGCGCCAAAGCTGAAGTCCGCCAACACACCAACGCGATAATCCGCGCCGAACTCGACGCGCACGGCGTCGAGTCGCTGACAGTCGCGCGGGCGGCCGGCGTCGCAGCCGACCGCATCGCACGGCTGCAGGCGAACCTGGCCGCACTGCGCCACGATGCCGACGAGCTCGACATGGCGATCGACCCGCTGACCAACACAGTGCTCCCTGGTAACAATGACCTGCGAAATCGGCTGAATCTGATTGTCGTAGAGGCGAACTCGATCGACCAGGATTTGGCCGCCGCCATCGGCACGGTCGGCCGCGAACGACAGGACCGTCGACCACAGCTCCGACGTGCGCTGTCCGACCCGCTGCCCGACGACCCGAGACAGTTCAACGAGCTGTGGAATCGGCTCACCCCCGACGAGAAAGACGAGCTTTTCCGCAGGGATCACAGCATCGGCAACCGGGACGGGATGCCGTGGGATCCGCCGGACCACTTGGGCAAGGACCACTACAACCGGCTGCACCTGACCGAACTCGAGCAGCGTACCCAGGCCGACCTCGACCGAATGCGGCTCAGCATCGACGAGCTGCTCACCGGACATCTCGTCGACGACGGCATCCTCTACGCGCTGCAGTCGCAATTCGACGCTGCCAGAAAACAACTCGATGCTTACCGGGCCGTCGACGCGCAGTTGAGCCTCGACAATGGGCCGAAGCGCTACCTGGGCCTGCTCGACGAGTTCGGCCACGGCGCATTGTCGATCGGCAATCCGGACACCGCGGCCCGCAACGCGATCTTTCTGCCCGGCACCGGCCAAGACCTGTCTCGGCTGTCGTTCAGCGACCGGATCGCGTCGGCCATGCGCACCGCCGCACTGGCCGCCGGCACCGGCCTGAAACCGGACGACGTCGCGGTGACGACGTGGATGGGCTACGACCGTCCGATGGATCTCAGCCGCGCGGCCCTTCCGGGGCCCGCACAGCGCGGCGCGGATCGTCTGGACGTGTTCGAGAACGGGCTGCGGGCCTCGCACGTCGGGCATCGGTCGATCGACACCGTGATCGGCCACAGCTACGGATCGACCGTGCTCGGGGCGGCGGCTTCCGGCGGACACCACCTCGACGCCGACAACGTCATTGCGGTCGGGAGCCCCGGCATGCTGGTCGAGCGTGCCGACCGCCTGAGCCTGACCCCCGGCGCCCACGTTTATGCGATGCGCGCCGGCAACGACATCATCGGCTTCGGCGGCGTCGTCACCGAATGGACGCTGGGCGCCGAACCGACCGCGCCCGGGTTCGGCGCCACCCGACTGGCCGCCGATCCCGGGCCCACCGGCCCGCTCGGCCTGCCCAGCGTCGACGCGCACAGCAGCTACTGGTCCGACGGCAACACGGCGCTCCGGAATTTCGGTGCTGTCATCGCGGGCATGCCGCCGCCGTACATCGTCGGGCGACGCTAG
- a CDS encoding acetolactate synthase large subunit — protein MSKAAELIVKCLENEGVEVVFGLPGEENIRFVQALASSSIRYVLTRHEQGASFMAEMYGRVTGRAAVVSATLGPGAINMQLGVADATTNSTPLVAISAQVGQDREYKESHQYVDLVSMFAPITRWSADIPTAHAIPEMVRKAFKLAETERPAAVYLAVPEHIDADADDYPDLGPLPRNVVRADAPAVRQVARAVDILRKAKRPVVLAGHGAARSGATAALVRFSEKFGIPVANTFHGKGVMPDDHPNSIGALGFMRHDYVNFGFDNADAVIAVGYELQEFDPVRINPQADKKIIHIHRFPAEVDAHYSVDVGIIGDISESLDALTEALDDHVFTADPEIPGSGLLAEEFERGQQDSRFPLAPARVVADTRAALDRADVVLVDTGATKMWMARLYPTYEPNTCLISNGLSTMSFALPGALGVKLAKPEAKVLAVAGDGAFLMNAQEIETAVREKIPLVVLIWEDGGYGLIEWKMDLELGEHHYVKFGNPDIVKFAESFGAKGYRINSADELLPTLQAALDDDGVSLICCPVDYSDNLRLTDRLGELDETL, from the coding sequence ATGAGCAAAGCCGCCGAGCTGATAGTCAAGTGCCTGGAAAACGAAGGCGTCGAGGTGGTCTTCGGGCTGCCGGGTGAGGAGAACATCCGCTTCGTGCAGGCTCTCGCGTCGTCCAGCATTCGTTACGTGCTGACTCGGCACGAGCAGGGCGCATCGTTCATGGCCGAGATGTACGGCCGGGTCACCGGCCGCGCGGCGGTGGTGTCCGCAACGCTCGGCCCGGGGGCGATCAACATGCAGCTGGGCGTCGCGGATGCCACCACCAACAGCACGCCGTTGGTGGCGATCTCCGCTCAGGTCGGCCAGGACCGCGAGTACAAGGAGTCGCACCAGTACGTGGACCTGGTGTCGATGTTCGCGCCGATCACCCGGTGGTCCGCCGATATTCCGACCGCGCATGCCATACCGGAGATGGTCCGCAAAGCGTTCAAGCTCGCCGAGACCGAACGACCGGCCGCGGTGTACCTGGCGGTGCCTGAGCACATCGACGCCGATGCCGACGACTATCCCGACCTGGGGCCATTGCCGCGCAACGTTGTTCGCGCGGACGCGCCCGCGGTTCGGCAAGTGGCGCGCGCGGTCGATATCCTGCGTAAGGCCAAGCGCCCGGTGGTGCTGGCCGGACACGGCGCGGCGCGCTCCGGCGCGACCGCTGCCCTGGTGCGGTTCTCCGAGAAGTTCGGCATTCCGGTGGCCAACACCTTCCACGGCAAAGGCGTGATGCCCGACGATCACCCCAACAGCATCGGGGCGCTCGGGTTCATGCGGCACGACTACGTCAACTTCGGTTTCGACAACGCCGACGCCGTCATCGCTGTGGGTTACGAGTTGCAGGAGTTCGATCCCGTTCGGATCAATCCCCAAGCCGACAAGAAGATCATCCACATTCACCGGTTCCCCGCCGAGGTCGACGCGCATTACTCGGTCGACGTCGGGATCATCGGCGACATCAGCGAGTCGCTGGACGCGCTCACTGAGGCGCTCGACGACCACGTCTTCACCGCCGACCCGGAGATCCCCGGGTCAGGTCTGCTCGCCGAAGAATTCGAACGCGGACAACAGGATTCGCGCTTCCCGCTCGCACCCGCGCGGGTGGTCGCCGACACCAGGGCGGCGCTGGACCGCGCTGACGTTGTGCTGGTCGACACCGGTGCCACGAAGATGTGGATGGCCCGGCTCTACCCGACGTATGAGCCGAACACCTGTCTGATCTCAAATGGACTGTCCACCATGAGCTTTGCGCTGCCCGGTGCCCTCGGGGTCAAGTTGGCGAAACCCGAGGCGAAGGTGTTGGCCGTGGCGGGTGACGGGGCGTTCCTGATGAACGCCCAGGAGATCGAAACCGCTGTCCGGGAGAAGATCCCGCTGGTCGTGCTGATCTGGGAAGACGGCGGCTACGGCCTCATCGAGTGGAAGATGGACCTCGAGCTCGGCGAACACCACTACGTGAAGTTCGGCAACCCGGACATCGTGAAGTTCGCGGAAAGCTTTGGGGCCAAGGGATATCGCATCAACAGCGCCGACGAACTGCTGCCGACGCTGCAGGCCGCCTTGGACGATGACGGGGTGTCGTTGATCTGCTGCCCGGTCGACTACTCCGACAACCTGCGGTTGACCGACCGGCTTGGTGAACTCGACGAGACGCTCTAG
- a CDS encoding lipase maturation factor family protein — MNWLNAPEYWLGRLILERGIAAVYLLAFVAAARQFRALIGEHGLLPVPRFVARRSFKQSPSIFHVHYSDRFFAAVAWSGAALSAAMAGGLSGVVPLGLTVLLWSLLWVLYLSIVNVGQAWYSFGWESLLLEVGFLAIFLGNDHVAPPVLAMWLARLLLFRLEFGAGLIKLRGDSCWRDLTCLYYHHETQPMPGPLSWFFHHLPKPLHRIEAAGNHFAQLIVPFGLLAPQPVAGVAGAIIVVTQLWLVLSGNFAWLNWLTILLGCSVIELPTPRRPQLVEAPRWFAALVIAFAVLTLLLSYWPVRNMISRRQRMNMSFNPFHLVNTYGAFGSVGRIRREVVIEGTDEASITDQTVWKEYEFKGKPGPVRRLPRQWAPYHLRLDWLMWFAAISPQYAQSWFRPFMLRLLRNDPATLRLLHGNPFPDGPPHYVRAQLYRYRFTSPAELRREHAWWHRTLEASYLRPISLPD; from the coding sequence ATGAACTGGTTGAACGCACCGGAGTATTGGTTGGGCAGACTGATACTCGAGCGTGGCATCGCAGCCGTCTACCTTCTCGCATTCGTCGCGGCAGCACGGCAATTCCGGGCGCTGATCGGTGAGCACGGGCTGCTGCCGGTACCGCGATTTGTGGCCCGTCGGTCCTTCAAACAGTCACCGAGCATCTTCCACGTGCACTACTCCGATCGGTTCTTCGCGGCGGTCGCATGGTCGGGGGCGGCGCTGTCGGCGGCCATGGCGGGTGGCCTGTCCGGTGTGGTGCCGCTCGGGTTGACGGTGCTGCTGTGGTCGCTGCTGTGGGTGCTGTACTTGTCGATCGTCAACGTCGGCCAGGCGTGGTACTCGTTCGGCTGGGAATCGCTACTCCTCGAAGTAGGTTTCCTGGCAATCTTTCTCGGCAACGACCACGTCGCGCCGCCGGTGCTGGCGATGTGGTTGGCGCGGTTGCTGCTGTTCCGGCTGGAATTCGGAGCGGGGCTGATCAAGCTGCGCGGCGACTCCTGCTGGCGCGATCTGACCTGCCTGTACTACCACCACGAGACGCAGCCGATGCCCGGACCGTTGAGCTGGTTCTTCCACCATCTGCCCAAGCCTCTGCACCGAATCGAGGCTGCGGGCAACCATTTTGCGCAGCTCATCGTCCCGTTCGGCCTGCTCGCACCGCAGCCGGTGGCGGGCGTCGCCGGCGCGATCATCGTCGTCACGCAGCTCTGGCTGGTGCTGTCCGGTAACTTCGCCTGGCTCAACTGGTTGACAATCCTGCTGGGCTGCAGCGTCATTGAACTACCTACGCCACGAAGGCCACAGCTCGTCGAAGCGCCACGCTGGTTCGCCGCGCTGGTGATCGCGTTCGCCGTGCTGACGCTGCTGCTCAGCTATTGGCCGGTGCGCAACATGATCTCGCGACGCCAACGGATGAACATGTCCTTCAACCCTTTTCATCTGGTCAACACTTACGGGGCGTTCGGCAGCGTCGGCCGTATCCGACGGGAAGTGGTAATCGAGGGGACCGACGAAGCGAGTATCACCGACCAGACGGTCTGGAAGGAATACGAGTTCAAAGGCAAGCCCGGACCGGTGCGACGGCTGCCGCGGCAGTGGGCGCCATATCACCTGCGGCTGGATTGGCTGATGTGGTTCGCCGCCATCTCCCCGCAGTATGCCCAATCATGGTTTAGGCCATTCATGCTGCGGCTCTTGCGAAATGATCCGGCGACGCTGCGCCTGCTACACGGCAATCCCTTCCCGGACGGCCCGCCGCACTATGTGCGGGCCCAGCTCTACCGTTACCGCTTCACCAGTCCGGCTGAACTGCGGCGAGAGCACGCCTGGTGGCATCGCACGCTGGAAGCCAGCTATCTGCGGCCGATCTCACTACCCGACTAG
- a CDS encoding WXG100 family type VII secretion target yields the protein MYRVDLAALAASAARIAGVGEDVATAHLTSDNRIAAAQSGWVGLSATALNIAVAEWLQASRRMLTRLGDHALELTDDGMRLAAEENERAEKLGAV from the coding sequence ATGTATCGAGTCGACTTGGCGGCATTGGCCGCCTCGGCAGCGCGCATCGCCGGAGTCGGCGAGGACGTGGCAACCGCCCACCTGACATCGGACAACCGGATTGCCGCAGCCCAGTCGGGCTGGGTGGGCCTCTCCGCCACAGCGCTGAATATCGCAGTGGCGGAATGGTTGCAGGCATCGCGTCGAATGCTCACCCGACTCGGCGATCACGCCTTGGAGTTGACCGACGACGGGATGCGCCTCGCTGCCGAGGAGAACGAGCGCGCCGAAAAGCTGGGTGCGGTCTGA